From Achromobacter spanius, a single genomic window includes:
- a CDS encoding YMGG-like glycine zipper-containing protein yields the protein MSANQDMSAGDSGDADLEIPMNKSIFPWMAIVLSGVCLSATAQTVTPLKGQTPELTQQDIAACQAQSANTTSAAGADTPSAGGRARGAAAGAAAGAAVAGARGRQHEEVYDRMDDDTKQAYRQNQAKDAAATGMVVGGSRQRQDRRQDRADQAQQTANASSAYAACMQQRGYQVGP from the coding sequence ATGTCCGCCAATCAAGACATGAGCGCTGGCGACTCGGGCGATGCGGACCTGGAGATTCCCATGAACAAGTCGATTTTTCCTTGGATGGCGATCGTGCTCTCAGGCGTCTGCCTGTCGGCGACCGCCCAGACCGTTACGCCGCTCAAAGGTCAGACTCCCGAACTGACCCAGCAGGACATCGCCGCGTGCCAAGCGCAGTCGGCCAACACGACGAGCGCGGCGGGCGCCGACACGCCGTCGGCCGGCGGACGAGCCCGTGGCGCCGCAGCCGGCGCCGCGGCGGGCGCTGCCGTCGCGGGTGCGCGGGGGCGCCAGCACGAAGAGGTGTATGACCGCATGGATGACGACACCAAGCAAGCGTACCGGCAGAACCAGGCGAAGGACGCCGCCGCAACGGGCATGGTGGTGGGCGGGTCGCGCCAACGCCAGGACCGCCGACAGGATCGCGCGGACCAGGCGCAGCAGACTGCGAACGCATCGTCGGCCTATGCCGCGTGCATGCAGCAGCGCGGCTACCAGGTCGGGCCCTGA
- a CDS encoding rhodanese-like domain-containing protein, with protein sequence MPNPNAVTAIPAADSASALAHFRAELQFETDCSDVASALASGTPGFVLLDVRSPALFAQGHVPGAVNLPHGKIVESKMASYSVDTLFVTYCAGPHCNGATRGAIRLAQLGRPVKVMRGGITGWLDERLPLAGIDDRQDGEGSERKEP encoded by the coding sequence ATGCCGAACCCCAACGCCGTTACCGCCATCCCCGCCGCCGACAGCGCATCCGCGCTCGCGCACTTTCGCGCGGAATTGCAATTTGAGACCGATTGTTCCGATGTCGCCAGCGCGCTCGCTAGTGGCACGCCCGGCTTCGTGCTGCTGGACGTGCGCAGTCCTGCGCTGTTCGCGCAGGGGCACGTGCCTGGCGCCGTGAATCTGCCGCACGGGAAGATAGTCGAGTCGAAAATGGCGAGCTATTCCGTCGACACGCTGTTCGTGACGTACTGCGCAGGTCCGCATTGCAATGGCGCGACACGGGGAGCGATACGGCTGGCTCAGTTGGGTCGGCCGGTGAAGGTGATGCGCGGTGGGATCACGGGATGGCTCGACGAGCGTTTGCCGCTTGCGGGAATTGATGACAGGCAGGACGGTGAAGGATCTGAGCGCAAGGAGCCGTGA
- the ftrA gene encoding transcriptional regulator FtrA, producing MDKHLVVALAYDRLCTFEFGCVTELFALERPELGVDWYRFAVCASEPGPLRAAGGITVAAPYTLKLLDQADTIVVPGWRDADEMPPAPLLKKLRKAYERGARVCSICSGVFVLAAAGVLDGKTVTTHWRYAAKLQQRYPQVRVEPDALYVDEGQIITSAGSAAGLDMLLHLVRRDYGGAVANRVAQRLVVAPHREGGQAQFVPRPMPHDESGRLAKLMDWMRLHSAMPHTLRSLAERAAMSPRTLQRQFHDATGMAPYEWLVRERVSAARDMLESKTPLPIGRIAELAGFGSEESMRRHFRRIVLTSPAAYREKFGNAA from the coding sequence ATGGACAAACATCTCGTCGTCGCGCTGGCCTATGACCGGCTGTGTACTTTCGAATTCGGCTGCGTGACCGAGCTGTTTGCGCTCGAACGCCCGGAGCTTGGCGTCGATTGGTATCGCTTTGCAGTTTGCGCCAGCGAGCCCGGCCCGCTGCGCGCGGCAGGCGGCATCACGGTTGCCGCGCCGTACACCCTCAAGCTGCTCGATCAGGCGGACACGATCGTGGTCCCCGGCTGGCGCGATGCGGACGAAATGCCGCCAGCGCCGTTGCTGAAGAAGCTCCGCAAGGCGTACGAACGGGGCGCGCGGGTTTGCTCGATTTGTTCCGGTGTATTCGTGCTGGCGGCGGCGGGGGTGCTCGATGGGAAAACTGTCACCACCCACTGGCGATACGCCGCAAAGCTGCAGCAGCGCTACCCGCAGGTGCGGGTCGAGCCGGATGCGTTGTATGTCGATGAAGGACAGATCATCACGTCGGCGGGCTCAGCTGCCGGCCTCGACATGCTGCTTCACCTGGTGCGACGCGACTACGGGGGAGCCGTGGCAAATCGGGTCGCGCAAAGACTCGTGGTGGCGCCGCATCGGGAAGGTGGGCAGGCCCAGTTCGTGCCGCGTCCCATGCCTCATGACGAAAGCGGTCGCCTGGCCAAGCTGATGGACTGGATGCGGCTTCATTCCGCCATGCCGCACACCTTGCGCTCGCTGGCCGAACGCGCCGCCATGAGCCCGCGTACGTTGCAGCGGCAGTTTCATGACGCCACGGGCATGGCGCCGTATGAGTGGCTTGTCCGGGAACGCGTGTCGGCCGCCCGCGACATGCTCGAATCCAAGACGCCCTTGCCGATTGGCCGCATTGCCGAGCTGGCCGGGTTTGGCTCGGAGGAGTCCATGCGCAGACACTTCCGGCGCATCGTGCTGACGAGTCCGGCCGCTTACCGTGAAAAATTCGGCAACGCCGCGTAG
- a CDS encoding amino acid ABC transporter permease, with amino-acid sequence MHYIFDFGAIFQGEYPDWLLRGLITTLALAGLSWILAFFVGSLLAVIRLTGSPVANGLIATYVAFHRNVPMLVHIMFWYFGVPALLPAPVTDWLNSHGSEFILSCIAIGLVMSAYVCEDLRSAVRGIPPGQVEAARALGLSFLKTMRKVVLPQAFRIAIPPLLNQTLLLLKNTSLAMAIGVTELTAAGREIENNTFRTFEAYAVVTAIYLVLSFLIMGGGAMLQRRYRPLGVR; translated from the coding sequence ATGCATTACATCTTCGACTTCGGCGCCATTTTCCAAGGCGAGTACCCGGACTGGCTGCTCAGGGGGTTGATCACCACCCTGGCGCTGGCCGGGCTTTCCTGGATTCTGGCGTTCTTCGTGGGCAGCCTGCTGGCGGTGATCCGCCTGACGGGCTCGCCCGTTGCCAATGGATTGATCGCGACGTATGTCGCGTTCCACCGCAATGTGCCCATGCTGGTGCACATCATGTTCTGGTATTTTGGCGTCCCCGCGCTGCTGCCGGCCCCTGTCACCGACTGGCTCAATAGTCATGGCAGTGAATTCATCCTTTCCTGCATCGCGATCGGGCTGGTGATGTCCGCCTACGTCTGTGAAGATCTGCGCAGCGCGGTGCGCGGCATCCCGCCCGGGCAGGTCGAGGCCGCGCGGGCATTGGGCCTGAGTTTCCTGAAGACCATGCGTAAGGTGGTGCTTCCGCAGGCCTTCCGCATTGCGATCCCGCCATTGCTCAACCAGACCTTGCTGCTGCTCAAGAACACCAGCCTCGCGATGGCCATTGGTGTCACCGAGCTGACGGCGGCCGGGCGCGAGATCGAGAACAACACGTTTCGCACGTTCGAGGCCTATGCGGTGGTGACGGCGATCTATCTCGTGCTGTCCTTCCTGATCATGGGCGGCGGCGCGATGCTGCAACGACGCTATCGTCCGTTGGGAGTGCGCTGA
- a CDS encoding amino acid ABC transporter permease, whose protein sequence is MWDILKDNWLLLLIGQYPHGPIGGLAATLGLAAISLALALPCGVLLALGRISPYRIFYWPSSAVVYLVRGLPLLMFIFWAYFFVPIIIGRPVAGTTTMVVALVCYESAYLAEIIRAGIQALPPGQQEASRALGLSYMQTMRRVILPQALYNMLPSMLSQFVSTVKETSLAYVISVQELTYAANQINSVLLTKPFEVFGLLALTYFVLNFGLSSLVHLTERRIGRRRAGLAPAQKVVPT, encoded by the coding sequence ATGTGGGACATTCTTAAAGACAATTGGCTGCTGCTTCTGATCGGCCAGTATCCGCATGGTCCGATCGGGGGCCTCGCCGCCACCTTGGGTCTGGCGGCCATCAGCCTCGCGCTGGCGCTGCCCTGCGGCGTGCTGCTGGCGCTGGGCCGCATCAGCCCGTACCGGATCTTCTACTGGCCGTCGTCGGCCGTGGTCTACCTGGTGCGCGGCCTGCCGCTGCTGATGTTCATTTTCTGGGCCTACTTCTTCGTGCCCATCATCATCGGCCGTCCCGTCGCGGGCACGACCACGATGGTGGTGGCGCTGGTCTGCTACGAAAGCGCCTATCTGGCCGAGATCATCCGCGCCGGCATCCAGGCGTTGCCGCCCGGCCAGCAGGAAGCCAGCCGGGCGCTGGGCTTGTCCTACATGCAGACCATGCGGCGCGTCATCCTGCCGCAGGCGCTCTACAACATGCTGCCCAGCATGCTGAGCCAGTTTGTGTCCACGGTGAAGGAAACCTCGCTGGCCTATGTGATCAGTGTCCAGGAGCTGACGTACGCCGCCAACCAGATCAACAGCGTATTGCTGACCAAGCCGTTCGAAGTCTTCGGGCTGCTTGCGCTGACCTATTTCGTCCTGAATTTTGGCCTGAGTTCCCTGGTGCACCTGACCGAACGCCGCATTGGCCGACGGCGCGCCGGACTTGCGCCTGCCCAGAAAGTGGTGCCGACATGA
- a CDS encoding amino acid ABC transporter ATP-binding protein — MIRFSEVQKWYGEYQALADVTAQVGRGEVVVVCGPSGSGKSTLIRTVNRLEPIQKGVIEVDGKDIYGKDVHLDALRSHIGFVFQQFNLFPHLSVMENLMLAPLQLKRARRPEARERAMQLLERVGLAHKADAYPAQLSGGQQQRVAIARALAMSPPVMLFDEPTSALDPEMVGEVLQVMKGLAKDGMTMVCVTHEMGFAREVADRVWFMDAGRIVETGTPDEFFNRPQTARAQKFLAEIRH, encoded by the coding sequence ATGATCCGATTTTCCGAAGTGCAGAAGTGGTATGGCGAATATCAGGCCCTGGCCGACGTGACGGCGCAGGTCGGCAGAGGCGAGGTCGTCGTGGTGTGCGGGCCGTCAGGCTCGGGCAAATCCACGCTGATCCGCACCGTCAACCGGCTGGAGCCCATCCAGAAGGGCGTCATCGAAGTCGACGGCAAGGACATCTACGGAAAGGACGTGCACCTGGACGCGCTGCGCAGCCATATCGGCTTTGTGTTCCAGCAGTTCAATCTCTTCCCGCATCTGTCGGTGATGGAAAACCTGATGCTGGCGCCGCTGCAGCTCAAGCGCGCCCGCCGCCCCGAAGCCCGCGAGCGCGCCATGCAACTGTTGGAACGGGTGGGGCTTGCCCACAAGGCGGATGCCTATCCCGCGCAATTGTCCGGTGGTCAGCAGCAGCGCGTGGCCATTGCCAGAGCCCTGGCCATGAGTCCGCCCGTCATGCTGTTCGACGAGCCGACCAGCGCGCTGGATCCTGAAATGGTCGGCGAAGTGCTGCAGGTCATGAAGGGCCTGGCCAAAGACGGCATGACCATGGTGTGCGTCACGCACGAGATGGGTTTCGCCCGGGAAGTCGCGGATCGCGTGTGGTTCATGGACGCCGGGCGGATTGTGGAAACCGGAACGCCAGACGAGTTCTTCAACCGGCCGCAGACTGCCCGGGCGCAGAAGTTTCTGGCGGAGATCCGGCATTGA
- a CDS encoding ABC transporter substrate-binding protein, which produces MKTFISSFVAIVGLAATLAPAANADTLQDIKARGKFICGTMGTAEPFSFQDPKTRGIVGYEVDICQALADSLGVPLELKLIAVEARIPELIAGRVDVVAANLGWTPERAKQIDYSHQHFVSPQKILSRDSDKDLKAPADLAGKRVSAVRGSSSEQGARKNIPNVEPVTFKDPSGAFLALQQGKVSGFVGSELMLVKLQNQAASSAVPVKILEPALFIEPWGVGVRKGDTAMLNQVNKVLDGMEASGQAAKTFDKWFGAGTQFNIKRDFHIEAIKG; this is translated from the coding sequence ATGAAGACGTTCATCTCCTCTTTCGTCGCCATCGTTGGCCTGGCCGCAACGCTCGCCCCCGCGGCCAATGCCGACACGCTGCAAGACATCAAGGCACGCGGCAAGTTCATCTGCGGCACCATGGGCACGGCCGAGCCGTTCAGCTTCCAGGATCCGAAGACCCGCGGCATCGTCGGCTACGAAGTCGACATCTGCCAGGCGCTGGCCGACAGCCTGGGCGTGCCGCTCGAACTCAAGCTCATCGCCGTCGAGGCGCGCATCCCCGAACTGATCGCTGGCCGCGTCGACGTGGTGGCGGCCAATCTGGGCTGGACGCCGGAGCGCGCCAAGCAGATCGATTACTCGCACCAGCATTTCGTCAGCCCGCAAAAGATCCTGTCTCGCGACTCGGACAAAGATCTGAAGGCGCCCGCCGATCTCGCCGGCAAAAGGGTCAGCGCCGTGCGCGGATCGTCTTCGGAGCAGGGCGCGCGCAAGAACATCCCGAACGTCGAGCCCGTCACGTTCAAGGACCCCAGCGGCGCGTTCCTGGCGTTGCAGCAGGGCAAGGTGAGCGGCTTCGTGGGTTCGGAACTGATGCTGGTCAAGCTGCAGAACCAGGCCGCTTCGAGCGCCGTGCCGGTCAAGATCCTGGAGCCCGCGCTGTTCATCGAGCCGTGGGGCGTGGGCGTGCGCAAGGGCGACACGGCGATGCTGAATCAGGTGAACAAGGTGCTGGACGGCATGGAGGCTTCCGGACAGGCCGCCAAGACGTTCGATAAGTGGTTCGGCGCCGGCACCCAGTTCAACATCAAGCGCGACTTCCACATCGAAGCCATCAAGGGTTGA
- a CDS encoding YSC84-related protein — MSHKYSAVCRTGMALFTIFAAGLLFGGCTTTPPSKPSAAPKTDTREALDNAANATLSKLYEAAPSSRELVARARGVLVFPDVLSGSFIVGAEHGKGVLRVGQSAVGYYRTTSGSIGFQAGAQSKAMVLLFMTDDALNKFRNSSGWTVGADATVAIVNIGANGRIDTNTAKQPIVGFVMNNGGLMAGVSLEGTKISKYEP, encoded by the coding sequence ATGTCTCACAAATATTCTGCCGTCTGCCGGACCGGTATGGCCCTCTTCACCATCTTTGCGGCTGGCCTTCTTTTTGGCGGCTGTACCACGACGCCGCCGTCCAAGCCGTCCGCTGCGCCAAAGACTGATACGCGCGAAGCGTTGGACAACGCGGCCAACGCGACCCTGTCCAAACTTTACGAAGCCGCACCGTCATCCAGGGAACTGGTCGCTCGTGCCAGGGGGGTGTTGGTATTCCCGGATGTGCTCAGCGGAAGTTTCATTGTCGGCGCCGAGCATGGCAAGGGCGTGCTGCGCGTGGGTCAGTCGGCGGTAGGCTACTACCGCACCACGTCCGGGTCGATCGGCTTTCAGGCAGGCGCGCAATCGAAGGCCATGGTCCTGCTGTTCATGACGGATGATGCCTTGAACAAGTTTCGCAACAGCAGTGGCTGGACGGTTGGCGCCGATGCCACGGTGGCGATCGTCAATATTGGCGCTAACGGGCGCATCGACACCAACACCGCGAAGCAGCCGATTGTCGGCTTCGTGATGAATAACGGAGGCCTGATGGCAGGCGTCTCGCTTGAGGGGACGAAGATCTCGAAGTACGAACCTTGA